The nucleotide window ATGCTAACTGGTGTCAATATTCCAGCTACTGTGGCACTGGCTCAACAATTGGTCATCCCAGTGATCGCTAGTGGTGGAATATCCAATTTGGATGACGTAAGAGCTTTATGTGCCGTAGAAGAAGAAGGCATTATGGGAGCGATTACGGGACGGGCTATCTATGAAGGAAAATTGGATTTTAAAGAAGCCAATACGCTTGCTATGTCCTTGTCTCATCCGCCCAAGACCAGTGTGTAGTTGTTTATGACACTAGCCAAACGAATTATTCCATGTCTTGATGTCAATGCAGGACGAGTTGTTAAGGGCGTTAATTTTGTTGGTTTAAAAGATGCGGGAGACCCCGTCGAGATAGCCAAGCGCTACGATGAACAGGGCGCTGATGAAGTGACTTTTCTGGATATCACAGCAAGCTCTGATGAGAGGGGCTTAATTCTTCCTATTATTGAACACGTTTCTTCCCAAGTATTTATTCCGCTAACAGTTGGGGGTGGAGTACGGCAAGTGGAGGATGTGAGAACCTTACTTAATGTAGGGGCTGACAAAGTCAGTATTAATACAGCCGCCATTATGAATCCGCAGTTAATTGCGGATGCCGCACAGCGTTTTGGTTCACAATGCATTGTTGTAGCGATTGATGCAAAACGCGCGAATACCCCCTCTGGGTTTGGTGTATTCACCCATGGTGGCCGAAAAGAAACAGGGCTTGATGCAATAGAATGGGCCGAAAGATGTTATAAACTGGGTGCTGGAGAATTACTGATTACCAGTATGGATCGCGATGGCACAAAATCTGGTTTTGATTTGGAGTTAACCAAAAAAATAAGTGAATCAGTAGGCATTCCTATTATCGCCAGTGGTGGGGTGGGAACGCTACAGCACTTGCTTGATGGGATAGAGTTAGGTGGGGCTGATGCGGTGCTCGCTGCGAGTATTTTTCATTATGGCGAATACACAGTCAGAGAAGCCAAAGCGTATTTAAGAGACCATGGTGTTGAGGTGAGGCTATGAGTGATTGGTTAGCTGAAATTCAATGGAATGAACAAGGGTTAATCCCTGTT belongs to Ferrovum sp. PN-J185 and includes:
- the hisF gene encoding imidazole glycerol phosphate synthase subunit HisF, yielding MTLAKRIIPCLDVNAGRVVKGVNFVGLKDAGDPVEIAKRYDEQGADEVTFLDITASSDERGLILPIIEHVSSQVFIPLTVGGGVRQVEDVRTLLNVGADKVSINTAAIMNPQLIADAAQRFGSQCIVVAIDAKRANTPSGFGVFTHGGRKETGLDAIEWAERCYKLGAGELLITSMDRDGTKSGFDLELTKKISESVGIPIIASGGVGTLQHLLDGIELGGADAVLAASIFHYGEYTVREAKAYLRDHGVEVRL